TGAGCATCGTCTTCTCCTCCCACCAGTCCGCCGTGGTCACGAAGTCGATCCGGTCGACGCCGGGGTAGAGCACCACGTCCTGCGTGAAGAAGCTCGTCGGGAAATCCTCGGTGGGGAAGTCCTTCCTGACGCCGGGCTTGAGGTAATCGCGGGTCGCGCGCAGGACCACCCGCGCGGGCCCCCGCTCGACCACCTCGATCGAGCGGAGCTTGGACGGGTAGCGGGTGCCCGTCAGGCCGATGTTCCACGCGTCCCAGGCCGAGGGCCTGTCCTCGAGGAGCTGCAGCTCGTTTCCGGGGCCGGCGAGCACTTCCTTGCCCTTTCGCTTGTCGAGGATGCTCTTGATCCACCCGGTCGCAGGATCGAGCCCGATCGTGAAGAACTCGTTCTCGACACGGCTCTCGGAGATCCTCACCGAGGACGCCGCGCTCGCCTTCCCCCTTCTCACGTCGTAGACCGCGTATCCCAGCGGCGGGACCGCGTCGGCCACGAACAGCACCTCGCGCGCGTACCGGCCGGTGGGAACGACCTGGGACGGGACCTCCCGCCCCCGTGCGTCGAAGACCGCCACCCCGTCCCCGGCATCCTCCGGCAAGGCGACGCGGACCGTGTCGCGCCGCTCCCAGGCCAGTGGGTTGAACACGACGACGGGGAGTCCCTGGGTCTTCGACGTGTCGGCGGCCCTCGCGAGCGACAGGAGCGCGCGGTCGAGGTCGTGCGTCGAGATCTCCTCCGCTGCCCGGTAGCGCTCGGGCGCGTCGACGTACACCTCGCGGATCCCGGAGCCGGGGAGGATGTCGTGGAACTGGTTGAACAGCACGTGCTCCCACGCCTCCTTCAAGCCGGCGCCGTCGTAGGTGCCGCCGGTCAGGGTGGAGATCGTCGAGAACTTCTCGGCGTTGGTCAGCTCCATCTCGCTCCGGCGGTTCCACTCCTTCATCCGCGCCTGGGTCGTGAACGTCCCCTCGTGGTACTCGAGGTGCAGCTCGTCCTTCCAGACCGGGAGCTTCGACAGGTCCTGCGAGCGGAGCCACGCGAGGTACTTCCCCGCGGTGCCGTACTCGACCGCCGGGAACACGGTGAGCGAGCGGAGGCGGTCCACCCGGCCGAGCATCTCGAGAGACGGTCCCCCGCCGTGGTCGCCGACGCCGAACAGCACCATCATCTTCCGGAACCCGGTGTTCGCCTCGAACTGCCGGAGCCAATCCACGAGGCGGTAGGGGTCCTCGACGGTGTCGACGTAGTCGAACGGGAAGTAGCTCAGCACCCGCGAGCCGTCCGGCCCCTCCCACCAGAACGCCCGGTGCGGGAACACGTTGACCGCGTTCCACCCGATCTTCTGCGTGATGAACGCGTCGATCCCCGCCTGCCGATAGAACTGCGGCATGTTCCAGTTGTACCCGAAGGAATCGGGGTTCCACCCGACCTTCACGTCGACGCCCAGCTCGTCCCGGAAGAATCCCTTGCCGTAGAGGAGGTGCCTCGCCCAGGAGTCGCCCGACGGCAGGTTGCAGTCCGGCTCGATCCACATCCCGCCGACCACTTCCCACCGGCCCTCCCGGACTTTCTCGCGGATGCGGCGGAAGAGAGCGGGATCGAGCCGCTCCATCCAGTCGTAGTACGCGGCGGAGCTCTGGGTGTACGTGAAGTCCGGCCGCGCGTCGAACATGTTGAGGACGGAGGAAAAGGTGTTCCGGCAGACCTCGACCGTCTCCCGCTCGCGCCAGAGCCAGGCGGCGTCGATGTGGGCGTTCGCGTCGAAGTAGAGGGTGAAGCGCTTCGCGAATTCGCTCACCGGCTTGAGCGCCGATCGCGCCGCGTCGAGGGAAGCCAGGAAGCGGTCCACGTCGCCCCGCTCGAGGGCCTCCGCGTCCACGCGTCCCGCGGTCTCCTCGAGGAGCGCGCCGAGCCGGGTCTTCTCCTCCCTGCGAATCGTGGAGGCGTCGATCCCCGGGTCCACCTTGCCGTGGGAGCTCGTTTGATACGTGTCGAACCCCGCCAGCTTCTGCCCCACGCGGAGACTCAGGGAGAGGTCCTCCACCTTGCGGCGCAGATCCTCTTCACCGCGGAGCTCGATCTCCGCCCGGAGGATCCGGAGCGGCCCGCCGGTGTTGACCGCCTTGATCGCGATCACGAAGCGGTCCTTGGGCTTGACGTCCGCGGAAAGTTCGAAGACGCCGTCCCAACCGAAATACCCCTTGCTCTCGCCGTTCACGAAGAGGGTGCCGGCATCGTCCACGGTGAGGAGTAGACGGGCCGGACCGTGGAGGGGCCGGCCGAGGTAGGTCTCGGGCAGGACGACCGTTCTCCTGAGCCAGCACGAGTCGGGGTAGATCTTCTCCTCGAGCTTAAGATCGTCCCAGCGCGAGTCGTCGAACTCGGGGCGCGCCGGCGCGTCGCCGTCGATCCTGGCCGTCTTGAGGTCGGGGCTCGCCTTCCAGTCGTCGAGCGACAATCGGGTCTGCGCGTCGAGACGCGCCACCAGCCGGTCCACGGCAGTCCCGCCGAGGGCCGGCGTGGCCGCGAGCAGGAGGATCGCGATCGCCCCACGGATCGACATGCCCCACCTCATCTCTTCCTCGTCGTGTCCGCCAGCACCGCCAGCAGGATCACGACGCCGACGACCACCTGCTGGACGTAGGAGTTCACGTTCAAGAGGTTCAGGCCGTTCCTCAGCACCGCGATCAGCATCGCCCCTAGGAACGTCCCCGCGATCGAGCCGCGCCCGCCCGAGAGGCTCGTGCCCCCGACCACCACCGCCGCGATCACGTCCAGCTCGTACATCATCCCCGCGTTCGGCTGGCCGGAGTTCATCCTCGACGCGAGGAGGACCCCGCTCGCCGCCGAGAGGACGCCGCAGAGCACATAGACGCCCGCGACCACGCGACCGGTTCTGATCCCGGCGAGGCGGGCGGCCTCGGCGTTCCCGCCGACCGCGAGCACGTACCGGCCGAACCGGGTGTGGAGGAGGACGACGTGCGCGGCGGCGTACACCCCGAGCATCACCAGAGACGGGAGTGGAACGCCCAGAGGACGCCCGCTTCCGAGAGTGCCGAAGCTCTCCGGCAGCTCCCAGATCGGCCGTCCCTCCGTCGCCACGAACGCGGTCCCGCGCCAGACCGTCATCAGCGCCAGGGTCACGATGAAGGGCGCCACCCTGAACCGGGTCACGAAGAGGCCCGCGATCGACCCCGAGAGCGCGCCGAACGCCAGGGCGGCGAGGATCGCGAGCGGAATGCCGGCCGACGGCGGGAGGCCCGCCTTGAGCGTCGACGTGGCGACGATCCCGGCGACCGCGACCACCGACCCCACCGAGAGGTCGATCCCGCCGGTGAGGATGACGAAGGTCATCCCGGCGGCGATGATCGCGGTGATCGAGGCCTGGAGCGAGACGTTCAGGAGGTTCTCGGCGGTGAGGAAATGCGGGGACAGGGCCGCGAACGCGACGCACTCCGCCGCGAGCGCCACGGCGAGCCCCAGCTCGGCGATCCTCCGCCACGCCGCCCCGCGCCCCCCCGGGCTCACGCGGCCTCACTCCCGCCGCCGGTCGCCAGGGACATGACCCGCTCCGGCGTGGCGTCGCACGCGGCCAGGTCCCCGGCGATCCGCCCGGAGCAGAGGACCAGGACGCGGTCGCTGAGGCCGAGGAGCTCCGGCAGGTCCGACGAGATCACGATCACCCCCGCGCCGCCTGCCGCCAGCTCGCGCACCAGCGCGAGGATCTCCGCCTTCGCGGCCACGTCGACGCCGGCGGTGGGCTCGTCGAAGATCAGCACCTTGGATCGGGCTTCGAGCCAGCGCGCGAGCACCACCTTCTGCCGGTTGCCTCCGCTCAACTCGTCGACCCTCGTGTCGAGGGAAGGCGTTCTTATCCGGAGCCGGTCCACGTGGCGCTTGGTCGCCACCGCCTCCCGCCGCCGGCTGGTGAAGATCCCACGGCCGAGCGCCCGGAGGTCCGCGAGCGTCACGTTCTCCCTGACGCCCATCGTGGGAACGAGGCCGAGCCGGTTCCGGTCCTCGGTGAGGAGCGCGATGCCCAGGTCGATCGCTTCCCTCGGCGAGCGAGGGGCGATCACCTTTCCCTCGAGGAGCATCCTTCCCCTCTCGGCGCGGTCCGCGCCGAAGATCAGACGCGCCAGCTCCGTCCTGCCCGCACCCACGAGCCCCGCGAGTCCCAGGATCTCCCCGCGGTGCAGTCTCAGGGTCACCGGCCCGAGCCCTCCGGCCGCGACCTCCTCGAGCCGGAGGATCTCCTCGCCAGGCGCGCGCTCCGCCGTCCTCGCGCCTTCCGTGATCTCCCGCCCGACCATCCACCGGACGAGGGTCGCCCGGTCGATCGTCGAGGCGGGCGCGCTCGCCACCGTCCGGCCGTCGCGCAGGACCGTCACGCGATCGGCGATCTCGAACACCTCGTCGAGCCGGTGGGAGATGTAGACGATCCCGGCCCCCTCGCCCCTCAAGCGCCGCACGACGTCGAACAGGCGCGCGATCTCGCGGCCGGTCAGCGGAGCGGTCGGCTCGTCGAGGGCGAGGACCCGGACCTTCCGGGAGATCGCCCGGGCGATCTCGACGATCTGCTGGCGCGCGACGCCGAGCCTTCCCGCCTTCGCCGCCGGGTCGAGAACCTCCCCCAGCTGCGCGAGCGCCGCGCGGGCGGTCCGCTCCATCGCCCGCCGGTCGATGAACGGCGTCCTCTCGACGAGAGGCTCGGCGCCGAGGAGCAGGTTCTCCGCGACGGTCATCTCCGGAACGATCTTGAGATCCTGGTGGATCATCCCGATGCCGAGGCGCTGCGAGTCGGCCGGCGAGTCGAGGACGGCCTCCGTCCCATCCACCAGAACGCTGCCGGCGTCACGGGGAACCGCGCCGGCGAGGATCTTCATCAGCGTGGACTTCCCGGCGCCGTTCTCCCCGACGAGGGCATGGACCTCGCCTCGCGCAACGTCGAAGTCCACCCGGTCGAGGGCCAGCACCGCGCCGTACCGCTTGACGATGCCGCGCAGCTCGAGAAGGGCGCTCATCGGTCGAGCGCGGCGCGGTCCAGGATGCCCACGTCGACCGGCACCGTTCTCGGGATCGCCTCGCCCGCGAAGTGGCGGCGGATCATCTCGACGGTCGCCGCGCCGATCTTCCGCGGGTACTGGATCACGTCGGCCTTGAGCGCGGTCCCCTTCCGGATCGCGTCCACCGCGGGAGGGGTGGCGTCGTACCCGACGATCGCGACCCGGTCCCGCGCGAGCTGCCTCACCGCATCCAGGGCGCCGAGCGCCGAGTCGTCGTTGATCCCGAAGATGCCGTCGAGGTCCGGGTGCGCCAGGAGGACGTCGGACGCGGCCTCGAGAGAGCGGTCCCGCACTCCCTGCCCGTTGACGTCGGCGACCACCGACATCCCGGCGTGCTTCGCGATCGCCTCCCGGAACCCCTGGACGCGGTCCAGCACGGACGTGATCGCCGGCTGGTCCACGATGGCGACCTTGCCGATTCCGTTCAGGAGCTTCGCGAGGTACTCCCCGGCCAGTCTCCCGCCCGCCACGTTGTCCGACGCGACGTGGCAGACGACGTCCCCCTCCTGTGCCGCGATGTCCGCGGTGAACACGGGGATGCCGGCCGCGTTGGCCCTCCTGATCCCGGGTCCGACCCCTTTCGAATCCACGGGGCAGACCACGATCGCGTCCACTTTCCGCGCGACGAAGTCTTCGATCTGCGCCGCCTGCTTCCCGAGATCGAACTCCGCGGACGTCACGATCAGCCGGTAGCCGTCCTTCGCCGCCTCCGCGAGGAGCCCTTCCTCGAGGTCACGGTAGAAGAGGTGGCCCCTCGTCAGCAACGTGACGCCGACCGCCTTGGCGCCGTTCGCGGTGCCGGCAGGGCCGCCGCAGGTCGCCGCGGCCGAGGCGAGAAGCAGGAGAAGGACTGACGCGAGGCGACGCTGCATGGGAGGCCCCCTGCCGGAGCCTCCCGCGCGCGGGCGCGCCCGGGGGTCCGGAGCGCCCGATTATACGGGGACGCGCGCCGGGGAGGGGTCCGCGACGAACGTCACGGCGCGACCATGTGGAACCAGTTGAAACGGCTCCCGAACACATCGAGGGAGAGCACGACCTCCATCGAGACCATGGCGAGCGCCAAGAGAATGAGGAGCGGGAGAGCCGCGCGCCCGGCGCCCAGGCGCGAGAGCAGCCTCTTGAGCCCGATCGCGTACAGACACAGGAATGGCGCCATGGCGCCGCCGATCAGGCGACCGGACGCGATGTACGGAAACTCCGTAGACGGGTATCGGCAGCGCCCGAAGTCGTACGCGATGGAGCCCCAGGCCAGAAGCAGGATCGACAGGACCACGAGCCCGAGGCCCGCGCGAATGCCGAAGCGCTCGCCGCAGGATTCGGCCGGCCCTCGCGCGAACGCCGCCGCGGCGGCCACGCCGACGAGGAGAAGGGACGAGGCCGCGTAGAAAAGGTCGACGCCGCCCCACGCCAGCGGCGTTCCGTGCCAGGTGAACTCCCCCCGCCAGAAGCTCGCGAGCACGAAACCGAGGAATTGCCACGATCCGGCGGGCGTGAAGATCGGGTGGTGGAGCAGCTCCGCCGCGGGCTTCGGAGTCCAGCCGAGCCGCGCCGCCTTCTGCGCCATGCCCGTGAAATCTCCCATGAGCACGTAGTTGCGCAGTGCCCACGCCCCCGCCGGGAGCGCGATCGTCGATGCGAGCAAGACGACCCTCGGCCAGACCGCAGGCAGCTCCCCGCGGCGCCGAGCGGCGATCAGCTCGATCGCGGCGACGGCCGCTGCGATCGCGAGAATCGGCAGGTTCGTCAGTTTCGTCAGCAGGCTCGCCGACACCGCGAGGCCCGCCAGGGCGTGAATCCCCATCCCCCCGGTCGCCCGTGCCCCGATGCTCAGCAGGGCGAAGAACGCCAGCCCGGCGGTGAGGGGCGAGAGCACGTCGTTTCCGATGGAGAAGAAGGCGTCCTGGGGGAGGAAGGCGGCCAGGAGCGGCGCCCCGAGACGGATCGCCGCCTCCCCGGGCGCGAGCGCGCGCGCCACGAGATGCACGACCCACACGATCAACGCCACGAGCGGCACGTTGAGGAAACGGATCCAGTAGGCGCCAAACCCCTGCCGGAGCCCCAGGAGCTGCCCGAGCCGGTACCATGCTCCGGCGACGAGGTAGTAGAGCGGCGGCTGGGTCGACTCCGCGTTGGTGACTCGCGCTTCGTCGGCGACGGCCCGATCCAGGGCAATTCGCAGCACCTCCGGGCCGACGGTCCAGCCCGGGGGCGGGGTCCTTCCTTCTTCGTACTTCTCCGGCGCAGAGAGATATTCCCACGTCTCGCAGTACCGGATGATCCGGACCGCGCCGGCGCTCTTCGGCTCGAGCCCCCTGGGGAGGTCGCCGCGGGAGTAACGGTAGACGACGTCGAAATGAGACTTCTCGTCCACGTTGTCGAACAGGGGGAACGCGGCGGAGAAGACGAGCACGCGGATCGCCGCGACCGCGCACAGCGCGCCGACGAGGATCCTCTCGCGGCGCCGTGGTAGCGGAGCCATCGAGGCGCGCCCCTCCGTGGGCCGGTTCAGAAGTTGCTGGCCACCATGACGCAGGCGTCGTGGACGGTCTTGAACGGGGCGGTCGCCGCGAACTCGAGCACCGCGTCGTCGAAGCTCCCGTCCTGGAGCCACACTGCGGAGAGGCCGGCGTCCGCCGCCTCCTTCATCAGGCGGAGCGTCGCCGGCGGCGGCGTGACCATCACCAGGATGTCCACCGGCTTCTCGAGCTCGCCGATCGAGTGCGCGACGGAAAGACCCTCGACCAGGTCCTCCTTCGGGTTCACCGGCAGGACGGTGTACCCCTTCCCCTTCAGATTGCGGACGATCTTGTTGCCGTATTTCTCCGGGTTGGTGCTCGCTCCCGCTACCGCGATGCGGGTCCCGGGGCCGCGTCGGCGGAGCAGCTCCATCACATCGGAAGGATGCGGATCGAGTGTCGGCATGGCGTCTCCTCGGGGAGAGAGCCCTCGTCCCCTGTCCACGATTGTACCGCGGTCAACCGCGTCCCTCACCCTTCACGAACGCGGAGAGCACCATGCTCACGAAGCTCACGACGATCGATCCGAGGAGCGCCGAGACGAACCCCGCGACGTGGAACCGGAGGCCGAGCGTCCCGGACAGGGCGCTGGTGAGCCACAGCATCAGCGCGTTGATCACCAGCAGGAAGAGGCCCAGGGTCAGCACGACGAACGGCAGGCTGAAGAGCGTCGCCAGGGGCTTCACGAGGACGTTCAGGACGCCGAACACCAGCGCGACGCCGAGCAGCGGCACCGGCCCCCCGTGGTAGGTGATCCCGGGGATGAGCCGCACCGCGACCCAGAGCGCGGCGGCGTTGATGAGCAGGTGCAGGATCATCTTCATCGTGGTGCCTCCCGGCCTCGCGCGGCCGCACCCATGGTAAACCAAGCCTCGAAACGTCAGTGGAAATCCCGGCTTCCGACCTTCGCCGGCTCGAGGAGGTCCTTCGGCGTCCAGAAGCTCTCGGCGACGAGGTGCGCGACCCCTTCCTGCACCTGGAGCTTCCCGGTCACCCCGAGGAAGCTCGTGGTCTTGACCAGCACCTTGTGCTTCTCGTACACCCGGCTCCAGACCACGACGTTCACGAAGCCGGTCTCGTCCTCGAGGGTCATGAACACGACCCCCGACGCGGTGCCGGGCCGCTGGCGGCAGATCACGATCCCCGCGTAGCTGACGAGGCGGCCGTGCGGCAGGCGTGACACGGTGCGCGCGTCGGGGAGGCGGCGCGCCCGGAGCTTCTCCCGGAGCGGCGCCAGCGGGTGGCCGCGCGGGCTGTGGCCGGTCGTCCGGTAATCCCAGCCGATGGTCTCGCCGGGGCCGAGCCCCTCGAACGCCGGCGTCGCCTCCTCGCGCTCAAGGTCCATGGCCGCGCGCGCGGCCCGCGCCGCTCCCTTGGCCGCCCAGAGCGCGCCCCGCCTCCCCGGCTCGAAGCGCGAGAGCGCCCCGGCCTCGGCGAGCCGCGCCACCGCTCCCTCGTCGAGCCGCGTCCGCCGCACGAAGTCGGCGACCGACGCGAACGGCCGCTCGCCCCGCGCCGCCTCGATCCTCCTCCACTCGCTCTCGCCGAGCCGCTTCACGTAGCGCAGCCCCATCCGGATCGCGAAGCGGGGCCCGGGGTCCGCCGACGGCTCCTCGGCGGCCGGCTTCGGCGCGACCCACCTCGGCCGCCCGCGCGCCTCGCGAACGCTCGGGGGCCCCGTCCCCTGCGCGCTCGGCGCGCGGCCGACCGTGTGGGGCCCCGCGCCTCCAGCCGGTCTCGCCTGCGGGCCGTCGGCGGACCCGCGGCCTCGAGCTTCGAGCGTGCAATCCCAGTCGCTGGCGGTCACGTCCACCGGGCGGATCTCGACCCCGTGGCGCTTCACGTCCTCGACGATCGTGGCGGGCGAGTAGAACCCCATCGGCTGCGCGTTCAGGAGCGAGCACGCGAAGACGTCCGGGTAGTGGCGGCGCACCCAGGCGGTCGCGTACGCGATCAGCGCGAAGCTCGCCGCGTGGCTCTCGGGGAAGCCGTACTCGCCGAAGCCGCGGATCTGCTCGAACACCCGCTCCGCGAACTCGGGCTCGATCCCCTTCGCGGTCATCCTCCGGACCAGCCGCTCGTGGTGGCGCTCGATCCGCCCGCTCTTGCGCCACGCCGCCATGTCGCGGCGGAGCTGGTCCGCCTCCCCCGGCGTGTAGTCGGCGGCCACCATCGCGAGCCGGATCACCTGCTCCTGGAACAGCGGCACCCCGAGGGTCTTGGCCAGCACCGGCTCGAGGGAGGGATGCGGGTAGACCACCTTCTCCTCTCCGGCGCGCCGCTTGAGGTACGGGTGGACCATGCCGCCGGTGATCGGGCCGGGGCGCACGATGCTGACCTCGATGACGAGGTCGTAGTAGGTCCGCGGCTTCAAGCGGGGGAGCATCGCCATCTGCGCGCGGCTCTCGATCTGGAACACGCCCACGGTGTCCGCCTTGCAAATCATGTCGAAGGTGGCCGGCTCCTCGGGCGGGATCTCCGCCATCGTGAGCTTCCTGCCGTGGTGCCGCTCCAGGAGGTCGAACGCCTTGTGGAGCTGGTTGAGCGCGCCGAGGCCCAGGAGGTCCACCTTGAACAGGCCCAGCTCCTCGATCATGTCCTTGTCCCACTGGATCACGGTTCGATCGGGCATGGTCGCGTTCTCGATGGGGACCAGGGTGGACACCGGCTCGTGGCCCAAGAGGAACCCGCCGGGGTGGATCGAGAGGTGCCGCGGGAAGTCGAGGACCTCGGACGACAGGCGGAGCACGTCCCGGTGGACGGGGTGCTCGGGGTCGAGCCCCGCCTCCGCGAACGCCCCGGGGGCCACGTCGCCGTAGTGCGGCAGCAGCTTCGACAGCCGGTCGAGGGCGGTCTCGGCGAGGCCGAGCGCCTTCCCCACGTCGCGCACCGCCGAGCGCGGCCGGTAGCGGATCAGGTTGGCGACCATGGCCGCGTGGCTCCTGCCGTACTTGGCGTAGACGTGCTGGATCACCTCTTCCCGCCGGTCGTGCTCGATGTCGAGGTCGATGTCGGGAGGCTCGGCGCGCTCGCGCGAGAGG
Above is a window of Terriglobia bacterium DNA encoding:
- the rbsC gene encoding ribose ABC transporter permease (functions to transport ribose at high affinity; forms a complex with RbsA2C2B); translation: MSPGGRGAAWRRIAELGLAVALAAECVAFAALSPHFLTAENLLNVSLQASITAIIAAGMTFVILTGGIDLSVGSVVAVAGIVATSTLKAGLPPSAGIPLAILAALAFGALSGSIAGLFVTRFRVAPFIVTLALMTVWRGTAFVATEGRPIWELPESFGTLGSGRPLGVPLPSLVMLGVYAAAHVVLLHTRFGRYVLAVGGNAEAARLAGIRTGRVVAGVYVLCGVLSAASGVLLASRMNSGQPNAGMMYELDVIAAVVVGGTSLSGGRGSIAGTFLGAMLIAVLRNGLNLLNVNSYVQQVVVGVVILLAVLADTTRKR
- a CDS encoding DUF2142 domain-containing protein; amino-acid sequence: MAPLPRRRERILVGALCAVAAIRVLVFSAAFPLFDNVDEKSHFDVVYRYSRGDLPRGLEPKSAGAVRIIRYCETWEYLSAPEKYEEGRTPPPGWTVGPEVLRIALDRAVADEARVTNAESTQPPLYYLVAGAWYRLGQLLGLRQGFGAYWIRFLNVPLVALIVWVVHLVARALAPGEAAIRLGAPLLAAFLPQDAFFSIGNDVLSPLTAGLAFFALLSIGARATGGMGIHALAGLAVSASLLTKLTNLPILAIAAAVAAIELIAARRRGELPAVWPRVVLLASTIALPAGAWALRNYVLMGDFTGMAQKAARLGWTPKPAAELLHHPIFTPAGSWQFLGFVLASFWRGEFTWHGTPLAWGGVDLFYAASSLLLVGVAAAAAFARGPAESCGERFGIRAGLGLVVLSILLLAWGSIAYDFGRCRYPSTEFPYIASGRLIGGAMAPFLCLYAIGLKRLLSRLGAGRAALPLLILLALAMVSMEVVLSLDVFGSRFNWFHMVAP
- a CDS encoding phage holin family protein, whose amino-acid sequence is MKMILHLLINAAALWVAVRLIPGITYHGGPVPLLGVALVFGVLNVLVKPLATLFSLPFVVLTLGLFLLVINALMLWLTSALSGTLGLRFHVAGFVSALLGSIVVSFVSMVLSAFVKGEGRG
- a CDS encoding substrate-binding domain-containing protein is translated as MQRRLASVLLLLLASAAATCGGPAGTANGAKAVGVTLLTRGHLFYRDLEEGLLAEAAKDGYRLIVTSAEFDLGKQAAQIEDFVARKVDAIVVCPVDSKGVGPGIRRANAAGIPVFTADIAAQEGDVVCHVASDNVAGGRLAGEYLAKLLNGIGKVAIVDQPAITSVLDRVQGFREAIAKHAGMSVVADVNGQGVRDRSLEAASDVLLAHPDLDGIFGINDDSALGALDAVRQLARDRVAIVGYDATPPAVDAIRKGTALKADVIQYPRKIGAATVEMIRRHFAGEAIPRTVPVDVGILDRAALDR
- a CDS encoding error-prone DNA polymerase encodes the protein MSPYAPLWCKSCFSFLEGASHPEELVETSAAHGIETMALTDRDGVYGVVEAHVKARETGVRLVLGSEVTIDDGSTLVLLATSRKGYGNLTELITAGRRRSEKGSSRVGWHEVYERAEDLIALWGGDRGLLAGEADPFFVAHGLGEAFGDRLYAMAARHRRADEPRREARLRQRAEKYRVPVVAAHEVLYHKPARRELQDVLTAIGHRVKLLDAGRLLKPNHEHALKPPRAFARLFEDDPAAVARTLEVASRCTFSLDGLRYRYPSERLPDGKTSAEWLRELTAEGARGRCGGVVPEDVVRQLEKELDLIVELDYCGYFLTMWEIVRFCRERGILCQGRGSAANSAVCYCLGITAVDPVRLGLLFERFLSRERAEPPDIDLDIEHDRREEVIQHVYAKYGRSHAAMVANLIRYRPRSAVRDVGKALGLAETALDRLSKLLPHYGDVAPGAFAEAGLDPEHPVHRDVLRLSSEVLDFPRHLSIHPGGFLLGHEPVSTLVPIENATMPDRTVIQWDKDMIEELGLFKVDLLGLGALNQLHKAFDLLERHHGRKLTMAEIPPEEPATFDMICKADTVGVFQIESRAQMAMLPRLKPRTYYDLVIEVSIVRPGPITGGMVHPYLKRRAGEEKVVYPHPSLEPVLAKTLGVPLFQEQVIRLAMVAADYTPGEADQLRRDMAAWRKSGRIERHHERLVRRMTAKGIEPEFAERVFEQIRGFGEYGFPESHAASFALIAYATAWVRRHYPDVFACSLLNAQPMGFYSPATIVEDVKRHGVEIRPVDVTASDWDCTLEARGRGSADGPQARPAGGAGPHTVGRAPSAQGTGPPSVREARGRPRWVAPKPAAEEPSADPGPRFAIRMGLRYVKRLGESEWRRIEAARGERPFASVADFVRRTRLDEGAVARLAEAGALSRFEPGRRGALWAAKGAARAARAAMDLEREEATPAFEGLGPGETIGWDYRTTGHSPRGHPLAPLREKLRARRLPDARTVSRLPHGRLVSYAGIVICRQRPGTASGVVFMTLEDETGFVNVVVWSRVYEKHKVLVKTTSFLGVTGKLQVQEGVAHLVAESFWTPKDLLEPAKVGSRDFH
- a CDS encoding CoA-binding protein; amino-acid sequence: MPTLDPHPSDVMELLRRRGPGTRIAVAGASTNPEKYGNKIVRNLKGKGYTVLPVNPKEDLVEGLSVAHSIGELEKPVDILVMVTPPPATLRLMKEAADAGLSAVWLQDGSFDDAVLEFAATAPFKTVHDACVMVASNF
- a CDS encoding sugar ABC transporter ATP-binding protein, which produces MSALLELRGIVKRYGAVLALDRVDFDVARGEVHALVGENGAGKSTLMKILAGAVPRDAGSVLVDGTEAVLDSPADSQRLGIGMIHQDLKIVPEMTVAENLLLGAEPLVERTPFIDRRAMERTARAALAQLGEVLDPAAKAGRLGVARQQIVEIARAISRKVRVLALDEPTAPLTGREIARLFDVVRRLRGEGAGIVYISHRLDEVFEIADRVTVLRDGRTVASAPASTIDRATLVRWMVGREITEGARTAERAPGEEILRLEEVAAGGLGPVTLRLHRGEILGLAGLVGAGRTELARLIFGADRAERGRMLLEGKVIAPRSPREAIDLGIALLTEDRNRLGLVPTMGVRENVTLADLRALGRGIFTSRRREAVATKRHVDRLRIRTPSLDTRVDELSGGNRQKVVLARWLEARSKVLIFDEPTAGVDVAAKAEILALVRELAAGGAGVIVISSDLPELLGLSDRVLVLCSGRIAGDLAACDATPERVMSLATGGGSEAA